The DNA window atcaaccattagatttatcaagagagagaatgttaagaatttaatgtggctattaatttctctctcttgatgaatccaatggttaatatttgttcctctcatctctcattataaaatgctcttacttgatatgctccatatatatatatatatatatatatatatatatatatatatatatatatatatatatatatatatatatatatatatatatatatatatatatatatatatatatatatatatatatataggggacgactcaagtgagaacacttggttattatgagaaatgagaacaatgaatcacgaccattaaattttgattttgttgattttaatggactggattggtttctatttctattttgatttaaaataaatattaaggatcatagaaaaagaaaccaatccaatccattaaaatcaacaaaataaaaatttaatggtcgtgattcattgttctcatttctcataataaccaagtgttctcacttgagtcgtcccctatatatatatatatatatatatatatatatatatatatatatatatatatatatatatatatatatatatatatatatatatatatatatatatatatatatacacacacacacacacattgtcAACATTCTTGATTCATGTCTCTTCTTTATTAGTGAGAAACAATAGTCGTCTTGAGTTTGATATGGAATAAGTTTAATCTTATCTTATTTTGTTTCGTAATTAAGTTGAAATATTTATGTATGTTACTATTATTAAATCTAATAATTCTCATTCAGTTGTTAGTTTGTTTATCTTTAATTCTATTAAACGACTTAAttgtaaaagagaaaaaaaatatgcaCTGATattgtaaaatagttttatactaCCAATCAGAGATGTGTATTCTGCCATGTcacacttttaattttaaaattctgaTATGAAATGGCAGAATGTTATAATTTTATTGGATAAttgtataaaattaatttaaattaacagTACACTACTTTTAATCTCATcgtaaaattaaagaaaaatactaGACAATATATTATGAGCTTTTTATTACAACTTAAAGTATAATCtagccttctttttttttttttaattttgttttaccaTATATTTGATTATTCTTATTCAAACTTTAGTCTCTTTCCCCTTCCTCACAAtcttttatcaatttttattaacaaatatataatgtCACATGATATATGTTAAAATTAGTAGGGGTTGTGTTTGAGACACAGCCTATGTTATCAATGTACGGGCTAGAGTTAAATGACCTTGTTTGATATTGATGTTTGTTTGCATTTGATGTAGTATAGCTTTACGAGGCTTACCTATTACCAATACAATCTTTACATTGTTGAAGATAAATAAATTAGTGCACACCATGTGAGGAGCTAGAGAGGAATGGAATGACCAAAAAGTGTGTGCCGTTTCTCCGACAGGTGAAAATATGAGACTAAGAAAATTACCCGTTTGTCAGAACCTATATAGTCATAGAGCATCACTTACATTAACTAacactattaataataatcatGTAAAAAGGGACCACAAAAACACCATGCTAGCTTTTAAATGTTTCTATTCTCCATATTTGATTGGAGACTATAGTTTCCCATGCATGTCACATGGACATAGATATGAGCAATTAAATAAGGTGTCGTTTTCGAAAGTGATGTGTTGTTGAAGTGGTCCCACTCTCTGGCTCCTAAATTATAGAGCTTCGATGTAAATTAAGAAGGCAATTtttttatgaaggtttttacGAGTGTACCACTAGTGCAAAaacaacaatataattttaaaatttacatccGATATACTAAAAACGGGTATAAATAAGTAACACGATGGCACTTTTGTAAATAAAATGTCATTTTAAATATTATCAGATGACAATATACACCCAATTTTttaaaaacgggtttaaattaaaaatattattataatcaaatctcaattacgggtgtaaatttatatagactaaaaaaatatatttaattttataacttaaaatatttaatctaaatattAACATATtagcaaataaattaaatattattaacaaattaataggtgaatattaatgatctaaatttaTTAGGCGAATAAAATAATCTGATCAATTATGTTAATAACTATTTCTTTTAAacacattaattaattaattagtaggTGAATATTAATAATGAAAGAAATTAATACCCTCTTAATCAGAAAGTAGTAACACACCATTCATTTTAACTGAAGAAAAATGAGACTAAAAATAGTTTCAACATATTTACAAAACTGATATTGACGCACGAAACCCAAATTCACCTAAACCTAGATTCACGAAACTCTGATTCATCTCCGAAACCTAGATTCACGAAACTGAGATTCGCCCATTTCACTGAATCTGTGTTACAATGGCCCAAGTTTGCGAAGAAGAGTGAGATAGTGGCTGTGAGTTTCGATTCTCCCTGCCGAATCCGAATCTGATAGCGTCGATGTTCATGATCTCGTTTtgtttctatacattcaatcctACAAGAGTCTCCTCCCGCTGACGCCTAAGGATTCCTCCGCTGTAGCGGATGTTTGGCCTTCCACTTCCGCTTTTGATGGATACTTGTTCGCTCTCACGCCGCTTCAGGTGAATTCACCGTTTTCTTTCTTCGATCCTTGCAATACACTTTCATATGATGTTATGAATAATGCATTGCTTAATTCCTGTAATTGGATTGAGATGCTCACAATTTGTTTGGAGTGATTTCGGTTGACTTGATGTTGTGAAAGTGTCGATGTTGGTTTTGAATGGTTTGCAATTGCAGCTTGTGCGGAGCAACAGTAAGCGGTTTACGCCGTCGCAGGGTGATGAAGAAGCACATCAGCTGTCTTATCTGCAAAAGCATTTGGCTAATATTGTGTCTCTACTAGCAGAGCCTGTGGAGGGGGAAAGTGAAGAATCtctggtttgtttgtttgtttactgCGTGCTTCCATGAGTTACTGACTTTGGCTGCATTGctttatatttttcatattatCAATACTAATCAATTGGCAAtataagtaaataaattttttgattaTACTGCATATGTGACTTTTAAGGAAGCTTATGCCCTGGGAACTGCATTATTGCTTAATGTAAGGTTCTTACCTTCTTTGTCAAGTCGTTAAAATTTCACCAATTACATTCAAGAGTATATTTTAGCTTAATATATTGTGATATTTCTACCTGTTCAATTCAATTCATCTTGTTTTATTGCAGAACATTACCTATTCAGTAACATGAAATTGTCCTGGTTTAAATCTGTTTGCTAATTTGCATATATTCTTGTTCAGGGTTCGATGATTTTGGACCAAAGCATTTCCATTTCACGTTGGGAAGCTTATACAGATGACAATAATTGGAACAGGCATAACGTTGAAGACAGTATTACATGCTCTCAAGTATGCCTTAAAACCCTTCCTTAGAAAGCTTTCTTACTTTTAGTTTGACCAAAGTGAGAActtaagtttttattttgttacatttttaaaaatattcatgaaCCATGCTATCAACTTGAGTCACTGGTTGATACTCTGTCAAATACACACGAGAAATTATATTAGATGAACATAAATTTCAACCATTGTTTTCTTCTCAATTATCTCAATCCCTTTCCCAAATGTAACTTGGAGTCCGTTTGAATTGACTTGTTTGAACTAATCTACTAGCATATGTCCAATAGAAACTATAATTTGAGTTTGAAGATAAGATTATACCCGAGAAAGTAGTTTCAATTCATTACTTACTCGGTGAGTCATTCTTTTCTGTTAATTTTTCTTTCTGCAGATTGCTATAACATCTTACGGATTGGGCGTGTTAATGTGATCGGAGACGTTATCTTATTCCTCGAAAAACTATGTGTCAGCCTCTCAAGTGTTGTTTTCGCTTTCCtcatgttagaaactcaaatacaAATCCGCGCATAACAAGATTTCATCTCCGTTCTTTCCTGTCATGTTATGTTTTCTATTACCTAACATCACCATAATCGATAACAATCACCATAAAAATACATTCTGCATAAGCATGCTTAACACACAGTTTTAATCTAATCTCAATTTCTCATGTGGCAGAGGCGCTGTACGATTCTTTCCAAAAGGTCCCTCTTCATGCGTAGTAGAAGTAAGGCCTTTCATACATTTTTACTAATTTCAGCTCTTTTTTATTGATAACAATTCAATCTTTCTTGTATAACTGTTGCCAATTTACTTTAATCTCATATTAAGAGGGGAAAATTGGGTTAAATCAATACCAATGTAAGTTTCTCAATGCAGTATTTGTCCAACTAGCTGCATCACCGATTCACTGCATGTTCTTATTGGGTCAAATAATTGCCTATCTTTATCAATCCAGTGCATGACTAGGTGGCACATCACATGTATCCACACTAAGGAATAACTCTTTATATGAGTCACATAAACAGTTTTTTCCATGGTTTTAACTTCTAACATGAAATTAGGAAAACTTAAAAGTTATAGTACATAgtgttttctccttttttttcttcccCGATCCCCATTCAGCATTTAAGTCAAGCACTAACTattgttttttttgtatttttgccaTTACAGCCGACGGCTTCTTATGAGGTTCCTCAACTTTTATCTCCAGTGGCATCCGTAAGTAATCTAGcctttataaaatgtaaagttcTTGATATAGTTGACAAAAACAGTAAAAGAACTCccatttttcattatttattacTAGACAAGTGGCATCCACAACATATCTTGTTCAGCAAGCAACACAAACCAATTTGACATCAACTCTGCTTCAATTTTGGAATCGGTAACAACAATCATCATCCGTAAATCATCACGGCTCAAATCACTCACCAGTCCGCAATAATCCGCTACTGACGCGAACAACAACATCAAAGCAACGTCATCAACAACGACAATCTTCATCAATCTCTCAACACCGGCACGATTTTCGAAACGCACGGATCTTTATTTCAAAGCATCCGGATAGCATCTTCACAGTTTCATTGCAATACTCATTGTACCAGTTTGAATTGATCACTACGTACCTTCAATACGGCGGCAAATCTCAGAATTAAAGCAAATAGAGCACAAGGAGTTATTACCTCATCTCTGGTCTTCTTATAGTGATTTCAAATCTTCAAATCCAGGTTCTATCTTTTTCACTTTATCATGTGGTGTATTTGGTTGTTGTTTGATGTTGTACGTTTGTTGTTGATGCTATGAATTGATTTGTTCCAATGCTATGCCCTGCTGCATGCTAGCCTTTTGCTATGGTTGTTGTTTTTTTGATTTGTGTGAGCAGAGAGGTTATGCCGAATATAAGATTGAAAAAGGGAAGATGATAATCAGAGCGAATATAAGATTGAAAAAGTGAAGATGATTTGTGTGAGCAAGAGATTATGTTCAAACTCTTCAAAATCAATCACTGTATTACTCTATCCGTCCACCTTGAACGTTACATGTTTGATAAAATGTGTGTTTGAGATTGTGATAgttattttaatgaattttttatgcTTTCACTCTATCAGGTACCTTCCCTAATTCTGTAGTTGAAAGGAATCACTCTTCTTGTGTAATCAATGACTACACTTCAAAGTCAGGCTGGAAAAGAAACAGCTAAAGTTAAAAAATCAGCTTCGGCTTTCAAGAGATGGGGCGGAAAAAGCCCTTTTCTTAGATATGGTCTTCCCATGATCTCTTACTGTTTTCGGTGCTTTTGGCCTTGGCCATCTTTTGCAGGGCAGGTTAGTTTATGCCTTTTCATTACTTACTATTTGTTGTTGTTACTGTATTGCTACTTTCATTTTGCTTACAACTAGTATTGAAGCAAAATCCAAGCTGAAATTGTGAAAGTCGAAAATATAATTAAGATGAATATTCAAGATGAAAGTTTTGGTAAAATAATAAGACAATATATATGGGGAAGATTTATATCTTACTTTTTCCAATTTATTTATTAGCTATAAATTTTATGCTTTAGTAACCATGACTAGATTATTATAGTTTTGGACTTCCAGCATCGGAAAAGTTTCATTGATTGTTCTTGGAATTAAAGTGTTCCTTGTCTAAATTCTACTTTAGGCAGGGAAGGCTGTAGTATTGCCTCACTGTAAATTACTAGTCACATTTAAATATGGTTTTGGATATATACAACGCACTCATTCTACCAATGGTAATTTGTTCGAttctctttctttgacggacAAAGTGCAAtactgaaaaaataaaaaaaaataaatgagagaGCTTTTGTGGTTTTTTCCTTTTATATTGTTAATGGTGAAAGGCTTCAAACCAATCTTTTTATATAAGTAGATATTGTTTTGAGGGATTATGCTCTCTGATTTTAAGGATCTTCAATGGAAGATATCATGTAacagtttttttatttttctgaaaaaacaagTTCCTGTTGGTTATCTTTATAGTGTAGGCTATGCTAGGTAAATGatatttttatgtatatttttgtAGGTCGGGCCTTTCTAATGTAACTGCTGGAGCTGGAAAATCAGATGGCGTCTCTCAACAAGTTGGGTTAGGCACACGTGTTTCTACTCCTAGAAATGATGTCGATAGCAATTCTGCAATCAATGATAGGCGGGATCGTCCTGTTAATTTAGACAAAGAAAGGATATTGTGGTTCAAACTAGTTCCGGGGAGCCTTTCAAACCGAAGTGAGTCATGGTCATTGGTGGAGATGGATATTGTGGTTGGGCGACCACCCTCCATCTTTCTATGATAGATCTGTCAAGAGCGGTGTATAGGCAGCAAAACAATGTTTTTGGGACACTGAATGTGCTCTTTGCTATAAAAGAGTATAAAGAGGATTTCCATTTGGTTAAGCTTGGGACAATGGGTGAATACGGGACTCCGAATATTGATATTGAGGAAGGTTATATTACCATTACTCACAATGGGAGAACTGGCACTTTGCCATATCCGAAGCAACCTAGCTCGTTCTATCATTTAAGCAAGGTGCATGATTCACATAACATAGCTTTCACTTGTAAAGTTTGGGGGATTCAGGCAACTGATCTGAATCAAGGAGTGGTATACGGAGTAAAAACAGACGAGACTGCAATGCATGAAGAGCTGTGTAATAGATTTGATTATGATGCTATATTTGGAACTGTGTTGAATCGATTTTGTGTTCAGGCTGTTGT is part of the Vicia villosa cultivar HV-30 ecotype Madison, WI linkage group LG2, Vvil1.0, whole genome shotgun sequence genome and encodes:
- the LOC131650815 gene encoding UDP-sulfoquinovose synthase, chloroplastic-like, giving the protein MVIGGDGYCGWATTLHLSMIDLSRAVYRQQNNVFGTLNVLFAIKEYKEDFHLVKLGTMGEYGTPNIDIEEGYITITHNGRTGTLPYPKQPSSFYHLSKVHDSHNIAFTCKVWGIQATDLNQGVVYGVKTDETAMHEELCNRFDYDAIFGTVLNRFCVQAVVGHPLNVYGKGCHFMCMIL